The genomic region ctttcttttcccatatgcattttaaaaaataatataaataaaatcctGAGGAACATTATTGCTCTTGTACTTTTAGAAAAATTATTACTTAAGATTATTTTTCCTCTCGATATATATAAGTGCATTTTTCGATACTTGAACTTACATGTTCTTATCATTTATACAAGGAGTaaattatttattactattttttaaTACTTTTTATGTTTTAATAGCGTGCCACCATTATTTATTGAATTGATGAAAAATTTAATCggttccgctacgttaccaatagcatatctgccaacttctgccaactcttatttataattgtgttttatggaagtgtgtttgtggatgtgtctaataaaaatgtcttttttatagctgtgtttaatagaagtgtctttatagatatattttctgaatgtgtttctttatatatgtatttaaaatatattaattattagacacatctacgaacacacttccatgaaacataattataaataagagttggcagaagttggcaaatatgctgttggtaacgtagacTTTTCCAAATTTAATTTACTGCTAGATTGGTATAAGCTTCGCATGTGCGACCGTTGTTAATCATAGGTTTTGCATACtttagaaaggaaaaaaaaattgtaaatatggACTTTGTAATTAGACACAAATACAAGAAGACAGAAAGATCTTTAGTCTTTTTTAGTCATCGATTGATgtagaaaattatttttgagatatttattatattaaaatatgttTTGCTTCAAATTGATGCTGTTATAGTATTAATGGTACTAGACAAATTAGGAATGTGTTTATGTGAGTGAGGTGGCAACTAGCAACTAGACATTAAGAAATGTAACTGGCACATGTATTTTACAATGAGAGGgttttacaaattttttttttccatccATTAGAAgcaagaaaacaagaaagaaaatgttacTTTTGATGTATTTACAATACTATTCCTAattctattattattaataattagagTTAAACCTCAGAGTGGTCCCTGAACTTGCACTCGACCCTCAAAGTGGTCCTTAACCTTGCACTGGCCTCAATATTATCCCTGAATTTAACACAAGTGTTTCACGGTTGTCCCTGAAGCATTTTTCGATGAATATTCCCTAACGGCGCGCTGACGTGTATGGAGAGGCGCCACGTTGGATATCTGACGTGGCTGTTATCATTTTTtaactcaatttagtccctaGATTATTTTATAAGCTTAATCCCCAATTTATTATCAGAAACCACTCtgtttcttcttctctgctctcCTTCGTCTTCTCTACCATTGTTGAGCTGCCATTGTTAAATGTGATTTGAGTGGGTCATGATGGGTGGAGGCAGCAAATTGAGGTTATGATGAAGGCCTAAATTTTGGAGGTTATGATGCTCATGATGTATATCATGATGAGTTAGATGAGACAAATTCTTGGCATTCCGAAGAAATGAAGACACTCCTAACTCAGAGGATGACAACTCATTTCCTGTTTTCAGAGAAGAAACAAGGTTCGAAAAACTCCAATTAGAGGTAGGGATGAAATTCAATACGAAGATGGATTTTAAGGAGGCTGTGAGGGAGTATTGCATCTAGGAAGGTAGAAGAGTTAGATTCAAGAAAAATGATAATATACGATGCAGGGCTTTATGTAGGGGTGAGGAATATCCATGGATTATCTATATCTCTAAGGATAGTGAGATTGTTTGCTGGCAAGTTAAAACCTTCAATGATGATCATACCTGCCcaaggaagaaaaaaaataaattagctaACAGAAGGTGGTTAGCAAACAAGTTGGTGAAGAAGCTTAGGAAATTTCCAAATCTGAAGCACTCTGAAGCTTTAACATACTTCAAACCCCGTAGAAGAGCCCACTTTTGACAAGATGTATATTTGTCTGGATGGGTGTAAGAATGGGTTTAGGGCGGGATGCAGACCTCTAATAGAGCTTGATGGAGCATTTCAGAAAACCAGATTTGGTGGACAAATCTTGGCAGCCATTTACGTCATTGCATATGCCATTGTACCAGTGGAGAACACGAATAATTGGAGGTGGTTTCTTGAGCTGCTGCAAGAGGATCTAGGGAGCTACACCCAAAATGGGTGGTGTTTCATTTTGGACATGTAAAAGGTAACGATGTCTTTGCTATTTACTGGTTATTGTATTTTAGTAAGGGTTGATGCATTTTTTGTagccatgttttacttttatgatcCTGTTTCTATATTTACTGGTTTGTTTCACACATTGTTATTGCCTGTATTGATAGAATGGGGTATGAGTAGAACTTAATAAATCGTGGGGATGAATTTGCTATCACTTATAAATGTGTAGGGATTAATTTGATGTCACTTATGTATGTGTAGGGACAATTTTGATGTCACTTATGTAAGGTGAGGGACCATTTTGGGTCCCGATATTATAAGTTATTAATTTCAGTAGTTTCGTGCAGGGGCTAATCACAGCTGTGCAGGAGGTCTTCCCTGATGTCCACCACAGATTTTGTGTATAGCACTTGCGGAGAAGCTTCAATAAGCAGTGGAAAGACAATGAACTTAGAGGATTATTGTGGGAGTGTGTAAGATCTACTGCTCAAGAGAGATTCATTGAGGGGATGATGAAAATctagagagctaaaaaggaaaCATGAGAGTACCTTTCCAAATGACGAAGAGATGCATGGAGTTGGGCCTTCTTCCCCTCCCAACCAAAATGTGACAACATATGTAACAATGCTTGCAAAGTATTCAATGCCATAATTAAGGAAGTAAGGGCCAAaccaattatcacaccaccaGGTACTTCAACTATTACTCCACCCATCATGACCCACTCAAATCACGTTCAACAATGGCAGCTCAACAATGGCAGAGAAGACGAAGgagagcagagaagaagaaacaGAGTGGTTTCTGATAATAAATTGGGGATTAAGGTTATAAAATAattcagggactaaattgagttaAAAAATGATAACAGCCACGTCAGATATCCAACGTGGCGCCTCTCCATACACGTCAGCGTGCCGTTAGGGAATATTCCCCGGAAAATGCTTCAGGGACGACCGTGAAACACTTGTGTTAAATTCGGGGATAATATTGAGGCCAGTGCAAGGTTAAGGACCTATTTACAATACTACTCCTAattctattattattaataattattaatataaatttaattttaatacattattataataaatatttatatttaaacaTTATATATGTAGAtgataaataatttataaaattataatattttataatatttataaaatacaataaaatataaataaataaaaatatttatactttattttattataaggGCATTAATGTAACTTTATACcattatgattttctttcttctcactttTATTCTCATCCAAATAAAAGaaatttttctctctattttctttccattcattttcttttcatccaaacaacacacaaataactctacttttctttctattttttttcctctcattttctttcttcttattttcttttcttctattttctttcctatATCCAAACAAAGCCTAAGGGGCcagtaacttttgtgttttgcaaccatcaattagccatcaataatatttttaatggtgtgagattaaatCCAATGGTGCAGaatcattcaattttcttttgatggttaaatactggccaactttttaaaaaattgctGGCCTCCGAGACTTTCCCTTTTGAaagcattaaaaaataaaaataaaaattcaaaactttctTTATGAACTTAGAAGAATAATCAAGAAGTTAAGACTCCTAATCATTTTTctaagattttaatttttttcattctcTATATCTCACTtaaccggaaaaaaaaaagaaatcacaTTTAATGAGAACAtttcttttcaaaattattgatgtcataattttagtttattttaaaattttatatataattcaaaaataaaattttgtaattaaaaataatctAATTGAAATACGTTAATTTCCATGCATTTAAGATTTACCAATACTAGCTCACTCTTTATTGGAGTATAAAAAATTTTTCCTCTTGCAAATACCCTATTAGAACAcaacttcaaaaattttaattcatttaTTTGCTTATGTTGTTGCCACTTTCTTTCaaccaaattgagtattaaccTAGCAAAATACATATTGTTAAAGATTGTGAGTTATGTTCTTTATGATGTCACCGAACAACTTTCTTTGATAGATTAGTGGATTGTACTTTTTTAAATCCAAGTTATTTACAAGGGTTAGAGGTGATTCGATAAAGAGATTggaaattcaattaacaaattTTAGTTTCATAATTTGATAACGTAGGTCAAAGTAAAATTGGCAAATCTGAAGTAGCAAATCTCAGAAACACAGACACACGTCTTTACTTCAATGACATTGCTATTATATTTTCTTAAGCAAGCATGATTAATTCTATCTATATACTAAACGATTTTACATATTTATCTTAAGTAACAAGTGAAGCACAAATATAATAAAGTAGATTAGACACCGGTATAATAAACAAGATTAACCACTCAACCCACAAGTATGTGCAATGATAGAAACTTATGTGCACttaatttcatataaaattgatagctaaaaattattaaataatttgataaatttgattaaattatcatcTACTAGCTTTCAGCTATCAACTTCATACGAAGTTAACTGCCCTTGAGTTTGCACCATGCGAGACATCCACTAGTATGCTAAGTAACCAACTATATCAGGATTATAAGAGAAAGAATGTTTAATATCTAACATACTCCGATCTAATAAAAACCCTAAGAAATAACAGGCTAATAAACTATAGTAGTTATTACAATGTTTCTGCAGTGTCCACCATATGGGCATCATAGAGCCAATTGTGGCTGTTACACATTTCCCCACAATTCCTTCATCGTAGTgcaaccaccaccacaaccacAACCATGACCGCCACCGCGTTTACAATTTAAACCATGCGATGTGCTCAACATTAGTAAGGTTATAAATTCTTTGCTTCCATACAATTAAGGGAACAAAAGAATGAAGCAATCCAgagatttttctttttcatcctaGACAGATCAGAATATCTTGGTTAATTAGATGTGAACTCCATATAACATAAGCAGACTTCAAATTTACAGTATATATGAAGCAccacaaaaaaaattagccaagtTAAACAGAACAAACTCTTATTATTTGGTAATAAGAAGAATAAATACAATTTCATGCTTACCCTCTAGTAGTTGTTCGGAAGGAGAGAATCCGAAGAAATCCCCAATTTACGAATCACCATCAGTTAATAGTAACTGTTGTAACTATTATCTACCACTCGATACGATCACATCAGCAATTCGTCCTGAATCCTGATACAGTTTTGTGAATATAACTAATTGCTATTGACACTTCAGGCTGGCTGATAACCTCAAATATGGTCATACCATTAATAGCCGTCAAGAATAGatgtattttaattcatgttcttTTCATCGTATTTGAACCCAATTTCGCATCCTCTTTGATTGTACTTTTGGTTCAATTGTACCAAGAGTTAGTTTCTCGACAGCAACCCGTAGGAAAATATCCATGCATATATCAAAGGGATGTTATAGCTCAGCTTCTTTTCTGCAAGAAATTACTCCAGGAACATCAGTGAACCCATTCGGATGGGTCTCGCAGTGTTTCGGAGTTGCTGTTTCCAATGAGACATCTAAGACTGGGGGATCAACATCCATTGCATATTCTTTACAGTCTTTATCTAAATTGCGTTCTTTATCCTTATCATCGCACGAAGCACCATCCTCAGAAGCTAAAACCTCATTCACTTCAGTAGCGAAAGCTTTATCTGGGAACTCATTACTTGAAAAATTCTCATCGGTAGACAACAATCTAGGAGGGGAAATATAAATTGATGATAGATCAACGTCCATGTCAGCAGGTAGACTGTCTTCTCCAACACTCTCAGATGGGATGCCATTTTCATTGCTGTGACAATCTACAACTTGATCAGCAATTTTGAGTCCATCATCAGAGTCATCACCATCAAGAGATACATCATCATTGATTATAAACTGTTTATTATCTAACTTCGGAACTTGATTACATGAGACTACTTTTGATGTCTCTAAGCAGATATCAACAACTACTCTTTTCTCTTTAGGATCCATAACAGTTGCAACACTTTCTTTATCAAGCAGGGTATTTAACTGTTGCTGAACAGAAACTGCCAAGGAGACTGCATGATCGCGAATTAAAGAGTCATAGGGTGGGCAATGCAAAATGTTCTTTAGAGCCTGCTGATACTGAAAAAAGCCAACAGAAGGCGGAAGGGACCTTCTCTTTTGATAGATGCTAATAACTTTCAGGACATGCTCGCAGAGGTTCCCACCTTGCGCCCAACTACAATTACATATGCTAAACATTGAACCGGGATTGTGAACAACATAAGCTTTTTCTGGATTATCCTGATCAGTAACCATGGCACACCCATCTTCCAATAGGACATCAGTATCTGGAATTTTCAGCACCTTGCGCCATGATGTCAAACCACTTATCCATTCATTTTTCCAATAGCGAGCAAAATCATCTTTTCCAGAGTACTCATCAAGCCAGAAATAAGAATGGACTTTCGTACCCAACTTGTCAACCAACCAATCAGCTCGCTGAAAAACACTGTTGTCCTTCTCATTGAACAGTCTGATCTTCAGTTGGTTGTGATAAAATTCCACTGCTGCACAAGTTTCCTGGCTAGCAAGAGGCAAAGTTTTAAGTGCATTGATCCAAGCTCCTACATCAACGGGACAAAATTTCAACAGCATCAACCTCATATATATAAATGCCCGTAAAAAAGCAAACGCAAATAGGTATCAAGTCCATCATAATTAGATGTTTTCCCCATTCGATAAAACAACATAGCCTTCCAAGACTATTATATTCGGTGATTGTAAGTCATCATGACAATATATTGGCTCATTATGTTGGTATATGTTGGCAAATCTTCACCAGAATAATAATGAATGCTATTATTTAGGAGGGGGAAGAAATTAACATCTTGATTGAAGATAAACTCTCCCAATCTATGCACCGTTCTAAAGAACATTTGTAACCAAGACAcaacataattaattaattatttattcaataaactattatatatgtaTTGAGAAAAAAGTATCAAGAGTTAATACTTTCCTTTTTTGTTTTCATAGAAAGAAAATTAGTATATTACTAAATTATAAACAGAGCAACTTTTATTTACAATTACGAATTAAAAGAAAACTTCTGATAAATATGTGGAGTtatctttttataacattttacaggataaaaaggaaaaattacAAATAGGAGTAACAGATATCCCTTTTATAAGAAAAGGAACATGAGAAAAGAGTATCAAAACCACgtgtaataaaaactaaaaattagcaGAAACACACTGCCACAAAGGTCtggcttcttttcttttctcaaaACCCACAAAGTTGTCCATGGGAACCGACCTAATGTTGTTGAACACACCATACACTTAGCAAAAGTACCAAACAATGTCTTCAAAAAATTCATGAAAAATTTTGGACAGTGTCAAGCATTTGCCTTATGTATGCAAACTATGTTTGAAATAGATGCTGATCTTTACTAGTCTGCAGCCATAGGGGTAATAAAAATGAAGCACAATGATAACTGGTGGTGAGCGTAATATTATTTCTCAATTTCATCAAAAATAAAAGCATTCCATGATATAGGTAGATACTACTAACCCATTCTAGGATACCAAGTAGCCTTGAAATAGTCCATAAAATTGTATTCATCAATAAAGTCTTCAATGAAATCTTCAAAGAGTGACATGGTCCCTTGAAGGCGGCAAATATTATCCACAATCAGCTCAAGTTGTTTGGATATCTTTATTTGCATGTCAATCTCCAAACTCCTCACTATGTTTTTATGCCATAGATGACGAACCCTCCAGAAACTTATCAATACTGAACACTGAAAAACATCTCTGGCAAATACACAGaatatagtaattattatttGAGAATATAGTTTCGTAGTTTGGATTCACAATGCAAAATAGATTTCTATATCAAACATTTGAATCAGCCATCATGCTCAAATATTAAAACCCTGTAAGGACCAGTCCATATCTTATGACATGGATAAAGGACTCCTAATATACAaatcaaattcaattttttttaaaaaataatcatcCTCAAGTAAAAATAATAGTATTATTCTTGGATTCTTGGGTTTCAAAGGAAAGAGACACAAGAAGATGTCAATAGAA from Arachis ipaensis cultivar K30076 chromosome B02, Araip1.1, whole genome shotgun sequence harbors:
- the LOC107624882 gene encoding uncharacterized protein LOC107624882, whose translation is MARWDAILSLPVQNPPTLEISSADLVWSKVEGWHDKLDRVALIPFARVDDFVRGESNNKECPTRFHVEARRRRRPSMPLKPKVDGILEYILYWCSFGPDDHRKGGVVRPSRTTYVPKKKNAGRPNTKRGCTCHFIVKRLIAEPSVALIIYNDDKHVDKKGLPCHGPQDKKAAGTRAMYAPYISEDLRLRVLSLLYVGVSVETIMQRHNESVERQGGPSNRDDLLTHRYVRRQERAIRRSTYELDDDDAVSIKMWVESHQSHVFFYEDFSDSNPFTLGIQTEWQLQQMIRFGNRALLASDSRFGTNKLKYPIHSLLVFNCDKKAIPVAWIIAPRFSSLDAHRWMRALYNRVQTKDPNWRLAGFIVDDPLYDILAIRDVFQCSVLISFWRVRHLWHKNIVRSLEIDMQIKISKQLELIVDNICRLQGTMSLFEDFIEDFIDEYNFMDYFKATWYPRMGAWINALKTLPLASQETCAAVEFYHNQLKIRLFNEKDNSVFQRADWLVDKLGTKVHSYFWLDEYSGKDDFARYWKNEWISGLTSWRKVLKIPDTDVLLEDGCAMVTDQDNPEKAYVVHNPGSMFSICNCSWAQGGNLCEHVLKVISIYQKRRSLPPSVGFFQYQQALKNILHCPPYDSLIRDHAVSLAVSVQQQLNTLLDKESVATVMDPKEKRVVVDICLETSKVVSCNQVPKLDNKQFIINDDVSLDGDDSDDGLKIADQVVDCHSNENGIPSESVGEDSLPADMDVDLSSIYISPPRLLSTDENFSSNEFPDKAFATEVNEVLASEDGASCDDKDKERNLDKDCKEYAMDVDPPVLDVSLETATPKHCETHPNGFTDVPGVISCRKEAEL